The genomic DNA TGTTTCCAGTTGGTGTTTGGTCTTTTACCCTTGGTCCCACAACTACAATCACCAAACCCCTTTCTCATTCCCCTGGACCTGCATCCTATTCAACCTACGCTGTGTCCACCTCACCAGCCCCACCAGTGAGTCCTTTGTAACCTTGACAATCCAACGAAGAATCAGACGTTGGTAAGGCTCGCCGCGGTATTCGCGTCCGAACTCCAGCAACAGTGTTTTGACTCCTCTAGGGTCATCCTTATCTCCTTCAGCCACAATTGCGTCGATCTCCCGGAATCCCAGAGACATGAACAGACACTGGGACATGGGCGCAGCGCTGACACACTGAGGGATCCTGTCCATTCTTGAGAGGTCTCTAGCCCATGTTGCCAGCTGAGTGCCGTGGCCACGTCTCCAGTATGCCGGGTGAACGACTATCATGCTGATGGTGGAGTGTCTGTGGACTctgtttttccttttggcAGTAGCAGAGAGAAGGCCCCACTCGTCATAGTGGCGTTGGTTTAAGTCTCGATTCAGGCTATGTGGAGTTGCGAGATAACAACCTGGGAGACGTGATGGTTAAAATGAGGTTCACATAAATGCAATTTGAGCTTCAATAGAAGTATATAGATATTTGGATGTGGCCACAGTGATTTGTAACCATAGATGAAAATTCCTGTTGGGATTTTGAGATGGGAGGAGTTAAAGAGGCAATGAATGCAATAAAAGCAGTGACGTTACCATTATTTATTTTCAATTTACCAACATGACGAGAGCCTGGGTCGAGTTTAATGGAAATAACACCGACAATGACCCGTTCACCAGCCTTGGGAGCAGTCCAACCGGTGTTGTCCGGTATGATGGCAGctgtcttgttgttttcatCGCGCAAGTAAGCGTCCTCCCGGACTAAGACTATATGATCGTCGCTCTGGATGGCATCCAGGAATTGGGCGCGGTACGACTCGAGTGTGTCTTCGGGGTACTTTGCATGATTGGGACGTTCCCACTCGAACAGAGGAGAGTATCGGAAAGCGGCAGTTGCCACGACGCTAATGCGAGGAACATCGTCGGGGCTTGCGATACGCAGGTGGCCCAGCGGAGGGAAATCCATGCGGCAAACAATGTCAAATGATAGCGAAAAACatgaaaaagagaaaaataaACTGGTCGGTTCCCATCTTGTTACAAATTAACTGTCTTTGTGTGCACTTATGAAGAAATTCCTTGTCGAGGATTACCATTCCACCAGATACAAACCTTGGGGACACAATAGGTAATACTGGCGAGGCTCCGGTCGATGATGTGGGTTgaggtgggttgaggttgaggtccTGGTGGGTTGAGGCTCGTATACAGTGTTGCACCGTGCGAGCCTCGCGGGACCCAGAAGTCAACAAATGCCAGGTGCTTATTCTGGGGGCCAATCAGAGTCAATCAGAGCTCGACCGGCGAAGGAGCTACCCCGCCCAGACGCTTTTATTGGCGAGCTTTTCTCACACATCAGTTCGGCCCTTGATGCAGGAAGTGTTTCTAGATACTACATGTACCAGTTGCTTATTGTGTTTAAGCCTCCCACCGGTACGTCACGTTCCACAGTTGCCAACTTCTGATCCTTACATTACCTGTTCGCAAATTCCAAAACCATGTCCGGCCACAGAGAGGGTCACGCCGGCCCAGAAACAAACGAATCAGACCCCGGCTTGGCGCCATCAGAATGTTTCGACTCCATGTTCGACTTTGAGCAGTGGGAGGCAGATCAAGAGGTTCGCTGGGAGTTGCATCAGGACCTTCAAGGCCTTTCAAGTCTCGCAAGTAGTGGCGACGAGGgtctcaacatcacctcGCTCACACCTCAGTCTTCGTCCATCGATTTCGATTGGGAGGAACCCCTGCGAACTACTACGCCCGTGTCAACGATAGTTCCTACAACAGTGTCGGCCAACATCGAAAGTTTGTCATGCCTTGGCGTTCCATCATGGGACTTCGTTTCGACACCCGACCATAATTCTATCTCTTTGCCATCGACCCATCTTGTTGACTCCCCTGACATAGCCTCTGGAACTGATGGGGCCGAAGTATACTTGAGGCAGCAGTCGCTCCCAAGCGGGTACTCAGGAGACTATAGCAACCAAACAACCGGGGATCACAATGCCTTCTCCAAAGACCCGTCAGTGGAAAGACAGAGcgatgttggggttggggttggttctTATGTCATCCGACCCAAACAAAGCCTGCCACAATCGAAGAAACGTTCCCGGACAAAGTCATACCGCACTATCTCAACAAAGTCAACCCAGTTGACGACAGAGAATGTGACATACTATGACTGCTCCATAGCTTTTAGGAGCATCCTGCCCAGACTCGACCCTCAAGGGACACCTTGCAACCACACTGAACCAGACGCCCAAGCTTCCAGTTCGATGCCACGTAAAGCGAAGCGCAAGCCCAATACAGACGAAGACCGCAAGAAGATCAAGCttgtgaggaggatgggtgCATGCTTACGATGTAGGATCTTCAAAGAAGCCGTGAGTTGCACTATGAGTCGATAGCAGTTACGTGCTAACATCGGTGATAG from Podospora pseudoanserina strain CBS 124.78 chromosome 2, whole genome shotgun sequence includes the following:
- a CDS encoding hypothetical protein (EggNog:ENOG503P7HE; COG:S) translates to MDFPPLGHLRIASPDDVPRISVVATAAFRYSPLFEWERPNHAKYPEDTLESYRAQFLDAIQSDDHIVLVREDAYLRDENNKTAAIIPDNTGWTAPKAGERVIVGVISIKLDPGSRHVGKLKINNGCYLATPHSLNRDLNQRHYDEWGLLSATAKRKNRVHRHSTISMIVVHPAYWRRGHGTQLATWARDLSRMDRIPQCVSAAPMSQCLFMSLGFREIDAIVAEGDKDDPRGVKTLLLEFGREYRGEPYQRLILRWIVKVTKDSLVGLVRWTQRRLNRMQVQGNEKGVW